In Ovis aries strain OAR_USU_Benz2616 breed Rambouillet chromosome 14, ARS-UI_Ramb_v3.0, whole genome shotgun sequence, a single genomic region encodes these proteins:
- the ZNF473 gene encoding zinc finger protein 473 isoform X2 yields the protein MDFTLENWEQLGQGQGDLFWDTALDNYQNLFLLSIAETSPLPQDFMEEGLFQEITETFSKDDLWNSHLGEASIGQSWLDSFLGDSESLLRSDITSLEKCKSYQLKSHELKIDLSPESHLSPGVDSMTPDLPEKSLAPAESQECGNDFGCYSDHSQQDTIQGGEKPCKCSEYGKSFSQSHHMIQHWILHNREHPTVLQEYEKDLSQRSCLFMQRVTHTGYKSYVCNKCGETFSQNTHLLCHQKVHTEEEPWESQDGDCPADHNSQPFECHKPHPGKTYNCNECGQSFSQTFHLSVHQKTHTQKCYECAKCKATFNSKRYLLQHQKIHAAKMTTEDQKCGKACRQSSCLVQQQSVHTAEKSYKCDECGKTFSHSLSLKIHQRAHSGEKPYKCNECGKAFYRNSHLSEHQRVHTGYRPHKCHKCVRSFSRPSHLIRHLSMHTTEKLYSCAKCKKTFSCNEHLVQHQKIHAVETLYGCQECGERFVCRSTLTCHQSIHAREKGLSESWEILYEKPEHKEHPGICGKCFKCNKCEKTFSCRKYLTQHELIHARVKPFECNQCGKAFGQSSQLIRHQRIHSRLRSYRCGDCGKAFIYSTSLIKHQSLHGIEHPFKCNECGRIFSQSACLLEHQLIHTTKKPLKPNKCDKVLGHSNHLIQHQGTQAGKKPFEQNECGEIIQESLCLSEHQGVYTDEKPYTCGDCGRTFSLGAQLVYHQRVHTREKP from the exons ATGGACTTCACCTTGGAGAACTGGGAAcagctggggcaggggcagggagaccTGTTCTGGGACACGGCGCTGGACAACTACCAGAACCTCTTCCTGCTGA GCATAGCTGAGACTTCTCCTCTGCCTCAGGACTTCATGGAAGAAGGACTCTTCCAGGAGATTACTGAGACTTTTTCCAAGGATGATCTCTGGAACTCCCATTTGGGAGAAGCCTCTATAGGCCAAAGCTGGTTAGATAGTTTTCTAGGAGATTCAGAAAGTCTTCTGAGGTCTGATATTACCAGTCTGGAGAAATGCAAAAGCTACCAACTCAAGAGCCATGAACTCAAGATAGACCTCAGTCCCGAGTCCCACCTTTCCCCAGGAGTGGATTCCATGACACCTGATCTCCCTGAAAAGAGCCTGGCACCAGCTGAGTCTCAGGAATGTGGGAATGACTTCGGGTGCTACTCAGACCACAGCCAGCAGGATACCATCCAGGGAGGGGAGAAACCATGTAAGTGCAGTGAGTATGGGAAGAGCTTCAGCCAGagtcaccatatgatccagcactGGATTCTTCACAACAGGGAGCATCCCACTGTGCTTCAAGAGTATGAGAAAGATCTCAGCCAGAGATCCTGCCTTTTCATGCAACGAGTGACTCACACAGGCTACAAATCCTATGTGTGTAACAAGTGCGGGGAAACTTTTAGTCAGAATACACACCTTCTGTGTCATCAGAAAGTTCACACTGAAGAAGAACCATGGGAGAGTcaagatggtgactgtccagcagaTCACAACTCACAGCCTTTTGAGTGTCATAAACCACACCCAGGTAAAACCTACAATTGTAATGAATGTGGCCAGAGTTTTAGCCAAACCTTTCATCTCTCTGTGCATCAGAAGACCCATACTCAGAAATGCTACGAATGTGCCAAATGCAAGGCAACCTTCAACTCCAAAAGATACCTCCTCCAACATCAGAAAATTCATGCTGCAAAAATGACCACTGAGGATCAGAAGTGTGGCAAGGCCTGCAGGCAGAGCTCCTGTCTTGTCCAACAGCAGTCTGTTCACACTGCAGAGAAGTCTTATAAGTGTGATGAGTGTGGGAAAACCTTTAGCCATAGCCTGTCCCTAAAGATCCACCAGAGGGCTCACAGTGGAGAGAAGCCTTACAAATGCAATGAGTGTGGGAAAGCCTTTTACCGGAACAGTCACCTTAGTGAACACCAGAGGGTTCACACGGGTTACAGGCCCCACAAATGTCACAAATGTGTCAGGAGTTTCAGCCGGCCCTCTCACCTGATTCGACACCTGTCCATGCACACTACAGAAAAGCTCTACAGCTGTGCCAAATGCAAGAAGACCTTCAGCTGCAATGAACACCTTGTTCAGCACCAGAAAATCCATGCTGTGGAAACCCTCTATGGATGTCAGGAGTGTGGTGAGCGATTTGTTTGCCGCTCAACCCTAACTTGCCACCAGAGCATTCACGCTAGAGAAAAAGGACTCAGTGAGAGCTGGGAGATCCTTTATGAGAAACCCGAGCACAAAGAGCATCCAGGGATCTGTGGGAAGTGCTTTAAGTGTAACAAATGCGAGAAAACCTTCAGCTGCAGAAAATACCTGACTCAGCACGAGTTGATTCACGCCAGGGTGAAGCCCTTTGAGTGTAACCAGTGTGGGAAAGCCTTTGGGCAAAGTTCACAGCTCATCCGGCACCAGAGGATCCACTCTAGATTGAGATCATACAGATGTGGGGACTGTGGGAAGGCCTTTATCTACAGTACCTCCCTCATCAAACATCAATCCCTCCATGGGATTGAGCACCCCTTTAAATGTAACGAATGTGGAAGGATCTTCAGTCAAAGTGCATGTCTCTTAGAACATCAGTTAATCCACACTACAAAGAAGCCCTTGAAACCTAACAAGTGTGACAAAGTCTTGGGCCACAGTAACCACCTTATTCAGCATCAGGGAACTCAGGCCGGAAAGAAGCCCTTTGAGCAGAATGAATGTGGGGAAATTATCCAGGAGAGCTTGTGCCTTTCTGAGCACCAGGGAGTTTACACAGATGAGAAGCCCTATACGTGTGGTGACTGTGGGAGAACCTTCAGCCTGGGTGCTCAGCTCGTTTACCACCAGAGAGTTCACACCAGGGAAAAGCCTTAG
- the LOC101115729 gene encoding zinc finger protein OZF, which produces MEGVLRAVLGDAKLGESWMRGCQLEDQDKQESCLRWLFTPSSPQDTHGEKGLGCSKLRRSFKRTSAFIRKQRVPGGERPQKWTGSRKSLKCQRTFVEKEPFNCTECGKAFIYHSDYILHQRIHTGEKPYKCNDCGKAFSNSSYFIQHRILHTGEKPYACNKCGKTFTQSSSLTEHQRIHTGEKPYKCKEYGKAFTQSSSLIKHQRSHTGEKPYKCHQCGKFYSQVSHLTRHQKIHTGEKPYKCNDCGKAFCHTSSLTQHQTIHTGEKPYKCNECGKTFSHKSSLTQHQRVHTGEKPYECPECGKAFSHSSSLIQHQRIHTGEKPYECHDCGKAYTQISHLMRHQSIHMGEKPYICNECGKAFGHTSSFTQHQTIHTGEKPYKCNKCGKTFSQNSSLTRHQRIHTGEKPYACKVCRKAYTQISHLIQHQRIHTGETPYECCECGKAFS; this is translated from the coding sequence ATGGAGGGAGTTTTAAGGGCAGTGCTTGGAGATGCCAAACTGGGGGAGTCCTGGATGCGTGGCTGTCAGCTGGAAGACCAGGACAAGCAGGAGAGCTGCTTGAGATGGTTGTTCACTCCATCATCTCCCCAAGATACCCATGGGGAGAAGGGCCTTGGCTGCAGTAAGCTTAGGAGAAGCTTCAAGAGGACCTCAGCCTTCATCAGGAAGCAAAGAGTGCCTGggggagagaggcctcagaagtgGACCGGGTCAAGAAAGAGCCTCAAATGCCAAAGGACCTTTGTAGAGAAGGAACCATTTAACTGCAcggaatgtgggaaagccttcatcTACCATTCTGACTACATTCTACAccagagaattcacactggagagaagccctacAAGTGTAATGATTGCGGGAAGGCATTCAGCAACAGCTCGTATTTCATCCAACACCGCATCCTCCACACGGGAGAGAAGCCCTACGCCTGCAACAAGTGCGGCAAGACCTTTACCCAGAGCTCATCACTCACTGAGCACCAGAGGATCcacactggagaaaaaccctACAAATGCAAGGAGTATGGGAAAGCCTTCACCCAGAGTTCCTCCCTCATCAAGCACCAGCGAAGCCACACAGGGGAGAAACCCTATAAATGCCACCAGTGTGGGAAGTTCTACTCCCAGGTGTCCCACCTCACCCGCCACCAGAAAATCcacacaggggagaagccctACAAGTGCAATGACTGTGGCAAGGCTTTCTGTCACACCTCCTCCCTGACTCAGCACCAGACAATCCACACCGGAGAGAAACCCTACAAGTGTAACGAGTGCGGTAAGACTTTCAGCCACAAGTCATCTCTGACGCAGCACCAGCgagttcacactggagagaaaccttatgagTGCCCTGAGTGTGGCAAAGCCTTCAGCCACAGTTCATCGCTGATTcagcatcagagaattcatactggtgagaagCCCTATGAGTGTCACGATTGCGGGAAGGCTTACACCCAGATCTCCCACCTCATGAGGCACCAGAGTATTCACATGGGGGAGAAACCCTATATATGTAATGAGTGTGGAAAGGCTTTTGGTCACACCTCCTCCTTTACTCAACACCAGACAATTCACACTGGTGAAAAGCCCTACAAGTGTAACAAATGCGGGAAAACCTTCAGCCAGAACTCCTCACTTACACGCCACCAGCGAATTCACACCGGGGAGAAGCCCTATGCGTGTAAAGTTTGCAGGAAGGCATACACCCAGATCTCCCATCTCATTCAGCACCAGAGGATTCACACTGGAGAGACACCTTATGAGTGCTGTgagtgtgggaaagcctttagCTGA
- the ZNF473 gene encoding zinc finger protein 473 isoform X1, translated as MDFTLENWEQLGQGQGDLFWDTALDNYQNLFLLNPPRPNLTFHLDGGEKLEALAKESPESTDAGIAETSPLPQDFMEEGLFQEITETFSKDDLWNSHLGEASIGQSWLDSFLGDSESLLRSDITSLEKCKSYQLKSHELKIDLSPESHLSPGVDSMTPDLPEKSLAPAESQECGNDFGCYSDHSQQDTIQGGEKPCKCSEYGKSFSQSHHMIQHWILHNREHPTVLQEYEKDLSQRSCLFMQRVTHTGYKSYVCNKCGETFSQNTHLLCHQKVHTEEEPWESQDGDCPADHNSQPFECHKPHPGKTYNCNECGQSFSQTFHLSVHQKTHTQKCYECAKCKATFNSKRYLLQHQKIHAAKMTTEDQKCGKACRQSSCLVQQQSVHTAEKSYKCDECGKTFSHSLSLKIHQRAHSGEKPYKCNECGKAFYRNSHLSEHQRVHTGYRPHKCHKCVRSFSRPSHLIRHLSMHTTEKLYSCAKCKKTFSCNEHLVQHQKIHAVETLYGCQECGERFVCRSTLTCHQSIHAREKGLSESWEILYEKPEHKEHPGICGKCFKCNKCEKTFSCRKYLTQHELIHARVKPFECNQCGKAFGQSSQLIRHQRIHSRLRSYRCGDCGKAFIYSTSLIKHQSLHGIEHPFKCNECGRIFSQSACLLEHQLIHTTKKPLKPNKCDKVLGHSNHLIQHQGTQAGKKPFEQNECGEIIQESLCLSEHQGVYTDEKPYTCGDCGRTFSLGAQLVYHQRVHTREKP; from the exons ATGGACTTCACCTTGGAGAACTGGGAAcagctggggcaggggcagggagaccTGTTCTGGGACACGGCGCTGGACAACTACCAGAACCTCTTCCTGCTGA ACCCCCCCAGACCCAACTTGACCTTCCATCTGGATGGTGGGGAAAAGCTGGAGGCCCTGGCGAAAGAAAGCCCAGAGTCAACAGACGCTG GCATAGCTGAGACTTCTCCTCTGCCTCAGGACTTCATGGAAGAAGGACTCTTCCAGGAGATTACTGAGACTTTTTCCAAGGATGATCTCTGGAACTCCCATTTGGGAGAAGCCTCTATAGGCCAAAGCTGGTTAGATAGTTTTCTAGGAGATTCAGAAAGTCTTCTGAGGTCTGATATTACCAGTCTGGAGAAATGCAAAAGCTACCAACTCAAGAGCCATGAACTCAAGATAGACCTCAGTCCCGAGTCCCACCTTTCCCCAGGAGTGGATTCCATGACACCTGATCTCCCTGAAAAGAGCCTGGCACCAGCTGAGTCTCAGGAATGTGGGAATGACTTCGGGTGCTACTCAGACCACAGCCAGCAGGATACCATCCAGGGAGGGGAGAAACCATGTAAGTGCAGTGAGTATGGGAAGAGCTTCAGCCAGagtcaccatatgatccagcactGGATTCTTCACAACAGGGAGCATCCCACTGTGCTTCAAGAGTATGAGAAAGATCTCAGCCAGAGATCCTGCCTTTTCATGCAACGAGTGACTCACACAGGCTACAAATCCTATGTGTGTAACAAGTGCGGGGAAACTTTTAGTCAGAATACACACCTTCTGTGTCATCAGAAAGTTCACACTGAAGAAGAACCATGGGAGAGTcaagatggtgactgtccagcagaTCACAACTCACAGCCTTTTGAGTGTCATAAACCACACCCAGGTAAAACCTACAATTGTAATGAATGTGGCCAGAGTTTTAGCCAAACCTTTCATCTCTCTGTGCATCAGAAGACCCATACTCAGAAATGCTACGAATGTGCCAAATGCAAGGCAACCTTCAACTCCAAAAGATACCTCCTCCAACATCAGAAAATTCATGCTGCAAAAATGACCACTGAGGATCAGAAGTGTGGCAAGGCCTGCAGGCAGAGCTCCTGTCTTGTCCAACAGCAGTCTGTTCACACTGCAGAGAAGTCTTATAAGTGTGATGAGTGTGGGAAAACCTTTAGCCATAGCCTGTCCCTAAAGATCCACCAGAGGGCTCACAGTGGAGAGAAGCCTTACAAATGCAATGAGTGTGGGAAAGCCTTTTACCGGAACAGTCACCTTAGTGAACACCAGAGGGTTCACACGGGTTACAGGCCCCACAAATGTCACAAATGTGTCAGGAGTTTCAGCCGGCCCTCTCACCTGATTCGACACCTGTCCATGCACACTACAGAAAAGCTCTACAGCTGTGCCAAATGCAAGAAGACCTTCAGCTGCAATGAACACCTTGTTCAGCACCAGAAAATCCATGCTGTGGAAACCCTCTATGGATGTCAGGAGTGTGGTGAGCGATTTGTTTGCCGCTCAACCCTAACTTGCCACCAGAGCATTCACGCTAGAGAAAAAGGACTCAGTGAGAGCTGGGAGATCCTTTATGAGAAACCCGAGCACAAAGAGCATCCAGGGATCTGTGGGAAGTGCTTTAAGTGTAACAAATGCGAGAAAACCTTCAGCTGCAGAAAATACCTGACTCAGCACGAGTTGATTCACGCCAGGGTGAAGCCCTTTGAGTGTAACCAGTGTGGGAAAGCCTTTGGGCAAAGTTCACAGCTCATCCGGCACCAGAGGATCCACTCTAGATTGAGATCATACAGATGTGGGGACTGTGGGAAGGCCTTTATCTACAGTACCTCCCTCATCAAACATCAATCCCTCCATGGGATTGAGCACCCCTTTAAATGTAACGAATGTGGAAGGATCTTCAGTCAAAGTGCATGTCTCTTAGAACATCAGTTAATCCACACTACAAAGAAGCCCTTGAAACCTAACAAGTGTGACAAAGTCTTGGGCCACAGTAACCACCTTATTCAGCATCAGGGAACTCAGGCCGGAAAGAAGCCCTTTGAGCAGAATGAATGTGGGGAAATTATCCAGGAGAGCTTGTGCCTTTCTGAGCACCAGGGAGTTTACACAGATGAGAAGCCCTATACGTGTGGTGACTGTGGGAGAACCTTCAGCCTGGGTGCTCAGCTCGTTTACCACCAGAGAGTTCACACCAGGGAAAAGCCTTAG